The Vicinamibacterales bacterium genome includes a region encoding these proteins:
- a CDS encoding 3-oxoacyl-[acyl-carrier-protein] synthase III C-terminal domain-containing protein — MRRSRIEAIGTSVNGRYLRKCGSVRRAVEAGRRCLARSHYHRADVRVLINTGTYRDGHVCEPANACYIQHGLGINIEFQGRRTLAFDLLNGGCGMLNGVHVITTQMRAGEVQVGMVVSSEANRDRRPDPAYTYPSSGAAVLLDVSPRRDVGFGAFAFQTNEEHAELFQSVVSLEEKRGRIVLTRASDLEHAYTAAVPGVLDEVLAAERLCRDEIDLVVPAQISPAFVGRLPRAMGIEAGRIVDYTASLPDTHSTSLFLALDRLLTEAPPKPGTKAVFLAFGSGITVGAAVYRF; from the coding sequence ATGAGGCGGAGTCGCATCGAGGCGATCGGGACGAGCGTGAACGGCCGGTATCTGAGGAAGTGTGGCTCGGTCAGGCGGGCGGTCGAAGCGGGCAGGCGCTGCCTGGCGAGGTCTCACTATCACCGCGCCGACGTCCGCGTGCTCATCAACACGGGCACTTATCGCGACGGTCACGTCTGCGAGCCGGCCAACGCCTGCTACATTCAGCACGGCCTCGGCATCAACATCGAGTTCCAGGGCCGCCGCACCCTCGCGTTCGACCTCTTGAACGGCGGCTGCGGCATGCTCAACGGCGTGCACGTGATCACGACACAGATGCGGGCCGGCGAGGTCCAGGTCGGCATGGTGGTGTCGAGCGAGGCCAACCGGGACCGCCGCCCCGATCCGGCCTACACCTACCCGTCGAGCGGCGCCGCGGTGCTCCTCGACGTCTCGCCCAGGCGGGATGTGGGGTTCGGAGCCTTTGCCTTTCAGACAAACGAAGAGCACGCCGAGCTCTTCCAATCGGTCGTGAGCCTCGAGGAGAAGCGCGGACGCATCGTGCTCACGCGGGCGTCAGATCTCGAACACGCCTACACGGCGGCCGTGCCCGGCGTGCTCGACGAGGTGCTCGCAGCCGAGCGGCTTTGCCGCGACGAGATCGACCTGGTCGTACCGGCGCAGATCTCGCCGGCGTTCGTCGGGCGGCTGCCGAGGGCGATGGGCATCGAGGCCGGCAGGATCGTCGATTACACGGCGAGCCTCCCCGACACGCACTCGACGTCGCTGTTTCTCGCGCTCGACCGCCTGCTCACGGAGGCGCCGCCGAAGCCGGGAACGAAGGCGGTGTTCCTGGCGTTCGGATCCGGCATCACGGTGGGCGCTGCCGTCTATCGTTTCTGA
- a CDS encoding trimeric intracellular cation channel family protein has translation MTPPLALSTATLLLVLDLIGTFVFALSGAASGVKSKLDVFGLGVLAFVAGNAGGVTRDVLVGALPPAAINDWRYVAVSLLAAAVTFAWYPEVRRLRPIVLLLDAAGLGLFAVAGTQKALAYGVNPLASALLGMLTGIGGSVLRDLLVNEIPVVLRADFYALAALAGAGVVVGGHLLHWPPTATTIAGAILCFGIRLIAIRRGWNLPPARLPVSS, from the coding sequence ATGACGCCTCCGCTCGCGCTGTCGACAGCGACGCTTCTTCTCGTGCTCGACCTGATCGGGACGTTCGTCTTCGCGCTCAGCGGCGCGGCCTCCGGCGTGAAGAGCAAGCTGGATGTATTCGGCTTGGGCGTCTTGGCGTTCGTCGCCGGCAACGCCGGCGGCGTGACCCGGGATGTGCTCGTCGGGGCCCTTCCGCCGGCCGCGATCAACGACTGGCGTTACGTCGCCGTGTCCCTGCTGGCGGCTGCCGTGACGTTTGCGTGGTACCCGGAAGTCCGGCGGCTCCGTCCGATCGTGTTGCTGCTCGATGCGGCGGGCCTCGGGCTGTTCGCGGTGGCCGGCACGCAGAAGGCGCTGGCGTACGGCGTCAACCCGTTGGCCTCGGCGCTGCTCGGCATGCTGACCGGTATCGGGGGCAGCGTGCTGCGCGACCTGCTCGTCAACGAGATCCCCGTCGTGCTGAGAGCCGACTTCTACGCCCTCGCGGCGCTCGCCGGCGCCGGGGTGGTCGTCGGCGGGCACCTGCTGCACTGGCCGCCGACGGCGACGACGATCGCGGGTGCGATCCTTTGCTTTGGGATACGTCTCATCGCGATTCGACGCGGGTGGAACCTGCCGCCAGCCAGGCTGCCGGTGTCCTCGTGA
- a CDS encoding cytidylate kinase family protein, with protein sequence MLGGRSNVIRVFLHAPFETRVRLAIEEYDLADEPAAMALVRKIDEQRAEFVRRITGRNWSDATLYDASLNTALTGLDRAVDLIVDLVGRHTGSSS encoded by the coding sequence ATCCTCGGTGGCCGGTCGAACGTGATCCGCGTGTTCCTGCATGCGCCATTCGAGACGCGCGTCAGGCTCGCGATCGAGGAGTACGATCTGGCGGACGAGCCTGCGGCCATGGCGCTGGTCCGAAAGATCGACGAGCAGCGTGCCGAGTTCGTCCGGAGGATCACGGGTCGCAACTGGTCCGATGCGACGCTCTACGACGCGTCGTTGAACACGGCCCTGACCGGCCTGGATCGAGCGGTGGATCTCATCGTCGACCTGGTCGGCCGGCACACGGGCAGCAGTTCCTGA